Proteins encoded in a region of the Blastococcus sp. Marseille-P5729 genome:
- the serC gene encoding phosphoserine transaminase: MSEHIEIPPALLPEDGRFGSGPSRTRYEALEDFGQVAPSYIGTSHRQAGVRGLVGLVRHGLLELLGAPSGYEVVLGNGGSTFFWDTAVHSLIERRAQHLSFGEFGGKFAKAVAAAPFLEEPTVRSAEPGTGVAPEPEAGVDAYCWPQNETSTGVTVPVQRVNGDPGSLTVIDATSAAAGIAVDVSQTDCYYFAPQKGFAGEGGLWIAVLSPAAIERVAAVKASGRYQPASLDLQLAIDNSRKDQTYNTPSVYTLFMLAHQVDWLIREGGQQWITERVSASSAKLYDWAEASSYATPFVKDPTLRSPVVGTIDLDDSVDAKAVAAHLRANGILDTEPYRGLARNQLRVGMFVSTPPSDVEALTHCIDYVVERL, encoded by the coding sequence ATGAGCGAGCACATCGAGATCCCACCGGCCCTGCTACCCGAGGACGGACGGTTCGGCAGCGGACCCAGCCGCACCCGCTACGAGGCGTTGGAGGACTTCGGCCAGGTCGCGCCGTCCTACATCGGCACCTCGCACCGGCAGGCCGGCGTACGAGGCCTGGTCGGGCTGGTGCGCCACGGGCTGCTGGAGCTGCTGGGTGCGCCGTCCGGCTACGAGGTCGTGCTCGGCAACGGCGGATCGACCTTCTTCTGGGACACCGCCGTGCACAGCCTGATCGAGCGCCGCGCGCAGCACCTGAGCTTCGGCGAGTTCGGGGGCAAGTTCGCCAAGGCAGTCGCCGCCGCACCCTTCCTCGAGGAGCCGACGGTGCGCAGCGCCGAGCCCGGCACCGGTGTCGCGCCCGAGCCTGAGGCCGGCGTCGACGCCTACTGCTGGCCGCAGAACGAGACCTCGACCGGCGTGACGGTTCCGGTGCAGCGGGTGAACGGCGATCCCGGATCATTGACGGTGATCGATGCGACGTCCGCCGCGGCGGGCATCGCGGTCGACGTCAGCCAGACCGACTGCTACTACTTCGCGCCCCAGAAGGGATTCGCCGGAGAGGGCGGGCTGTGGATCGCCGTGCTCTCCCCCGCCGCGATCGAGCGCGTCGCGGCGGTCAAGGCCTCCGGGCGCTATCAGCCGGCATCGCTGGATCTGCAGCTGGCGATCGACAACTCCCGCAAGGACCAGACGTACAACACGCCGTCCGTCTACACGCTGTTCATGCTCGCCCACCAGGTCGACTGGCTGATCCGCGAGGGTGGGCAGCAGTGGATCACCGAGCGGGTGAGCGCCTCGTCCGCGAAGTTGTACGACTGGGCCGAGGCCTCCTCGTACGCCACGCCGTTCGTCAAAGACCCCACGCTGCGCTCTCCCGTCGTCGGGACGATCGACCTCGATGACTCCGTCGATGCGAAGGCCGTGGCGGCTCACCTCCGCGCGAACGGGATCCTCGACACCGAGCCCTACCGCGGGCTGGCGCGCAACCAGCTGCGAGTCGGCATGTTCGTATCGACTCCCCCATCGGACGTCGAGGCGTTGACCCACTGCATCGACTACGTCGTCGAGCGCCTCTAG
- a CDS encoding thiamine pyrophosphate-dependent enzyme, with protein sequence MSEREPIDLHFESSLRSHRPGATPHAAADQLWRIFRAQAGSRLLDFQARIMRAAGTGYYTIGSAGHESNAYVAAALRPTDPAFLHYRSGAFYLARAEQVDGVDGVRDVLLSLAASTADPISGGRHKVFGRHELAIVPTTSTIGSHLPRAMGVAFAIGRARKLAVPCAWPDDAICIASFGDASANHASSVSAINTAIQTAYQGLPMPLLMVCEDNGIGISVRTPRGWIATAYGERPGLRYFTGSGDNPDQMVMVARDAADYVRRTRKPAFLHLRTVRFMAHAGSDAEVAYRSAAEIEADYARDPLLATARSLVDAGTSPDEGIAEYEQIRTRVAEIADEVVALPKLRTAEEVIGPLAASRPAEVAERAGRPAAPDRRAELFEGRLPEAEGPLTLSQSINRALVDSLAAYDAMLVFGEDVGRKGGVYGTTARLQRRAGIARVFDTLLDETSILGLALGLGVSGLLPVPEIQYLAYLHNAIDQIRGEAATAQFFSEGRYRNGMMVRIQGLAYQKGFGGHFHNDNSVAALCDIPGLVVAVPSRGDDAAAMVRTLLAAADVDGTVSAFVEPIALYHSRDLFSDGDGGLLSAYAAPEQWADGHIAIGQARHYIPDSSAGESDLTIVTFGNGVPMSLRVADRLNQEGHVVRVLDLRWLRPLPLDALRAEAATAKAILVADETRCSGGVSESVCAALVDLEYGGQLARVTSRDSFVPLADAANLVLLGEETIEEAARQMLQPQPHGAHLRPI encoded by the coding sequence GTGTCCGAGCGAGAGCCGATCGACCTGCACTTCGAATCGTCACTTCGCTCGCACCGGCCCGGCGCGACGCCGCATGCCGCCGCGGACCAACTCTGGAGGATCTTTCGTGCCCAGGCTGGCAGCCGGCTGCTCGACTTCCAGGCCCGCATCATGCGGGCAGCGGGCACGGGGTACTACACCATCGGCTCGGCAGGTCACGAATCGAACGCGTATGTGGCCGCCGCGCTACGACCGACCGACCCGGCTTTCCTGCACTACCGCTCGGGAGCGTTCTACCTCGCTCGCGCGGAACAGGTGGACGGCGTGGACGGCGTCCGCGACGTGCTGCTGTCCCTCGCGGCGTCCACCGCAGACCCGATCTCCGGGGGCCGGCACAAGGTCTTCGGCCGGCACGAGCTGGCGATCGTGCCGACGACCTCCACTATCGGCTCGCATCTCCCGCGGGCCATGGGCGTTGCCTTCGCGATCGGGCGGGCTCGCAAGCTCGCGGTGCCGTGCGCCTGGCCGGACGACGCGATCTGCATCGCCAGCTTCGGCGACGCATCGGCGAACCACGCCTCCTCCGTGTCGGCGATCAACACCGCGATTCAGACGGCATATCAAGGTCTGCCGATGCCGCTACTGATGGTGTGCGAGGACAACGGGATCGGGATCTCGGTTCGCACACCCCGCGGCTGGATCGCGACGGCGTACGGCGAGCGGCCGGGGCTGCGGTACTTCACCGGCTCCGGTGATAACCCAGACCAGATGGTGATGGTGGCGCGCGATGCCGCTGATTACGTACGTCGTACGCGGAAACCTGCCTTCCTACACTTGCGCACCGTGCGGTTCATGGCGCACGCCGGCTCGGATGCCGAGGTGGCGTACCGGTCCGCCGCCGAGATCGAGGCCGACTACGCGCGTGATCCGCTGCTGGCGACCGCGCGGTCGCTGGTCGATGCCGGAACCAGCCCGGACGAGGGGATCGCCGAGTACGAGCAGATCCGCACGCGCGTCGCCGAGATCGCCGACGAGGTGGTGGCGCTGCCCAAGCTGCGCACCGCCGAGGAGGTCATCGGGCCGCTGGCGGCGTCCCGGCCGGCCGAGGTCGCCGAGCGCGCAGGACGACCGGCCGCACCGGATCGCCGCGCCGAGCTCTTCGAGGGCCGGCTTCCCGAGGCCGAGGGCCCGCTGACCCTGTCGCAGTCCATCAACCGCGCCTTGGTCGACTCTCTGGCGGCGTACGACGCGATGCTGGTCTTTGGCGAGGACGTCGGCCGCAAGGGCGGCGTATATGGGACGACGGCGCGGTTGCAGCGGCGGGCCGGCATCGCGCGGGTGTTCGACACGCTGCTCGACGAGACGTCGATCCTCGGGCTGGCTCTGGGCCTGGGGGTCAGCGGCCTGCTTCCGGTGCCGGAGATCCAGTACCTCGCCTACTTGCACAACGCGATCGACCAGATCCGCGGCGAGGCCGCCACCGCGCAGTTCTTCTCCGAAGGCCGCTACCGCAACGGCATGATGGTGCGGATCCAGGGCCTGGCCTACCAGAAGGGCTTCGGCGGCCACTTCCACAACGACAACTCGGTCGCCGCGCTGTGCGACATTCCCGGCCTGGTCGTCGCCGTCCCAAGCCGGGGTGACGACGCCGCAGCCATGGTGCGTACCTTGCTGGCGGCGGCGGACGTCGATGGCACCGTCAGCGCGTTCGTCGAGCCCATCGCCCTGTACCACTCACGCGATCTGTTCAGCGACGGCGATGGGGGCTTGCTGTCGGCGTACGCCGCGCCCGAGCAGTGGGCCGACGGGCACATCGCGATCGGCCAGGCACGCCACTACATCCCGGACTCATCGGCCGGCGAGAGCGACCTGACCATCGTCACGTTCGGCAACGGTGTCCCGATGTCGCTGCGGGTGGCCGATCGGCTCAACCAGGAGGGCCACGTCGTCCGCGTGCTCGACCTGCGGTGGCTGCGGCCGTTGCCACTCGACGCGCTGCGTGCCGAGGCCGCGACCGCCAAGGCGATCCTAGTCGCGGACGAGACGCGCTGCTCTGGTGGCGTGTCGGAGTCGGTGTGCGCCGCTCTGGTCGACCTCGAGTACGGCGGCCAGCTGGCACGGGTGACCAGCCGCGACTCCTTCGTGCCGCTCGCGGACGCAGCGAATCTCGTGCTGCTTGGCGAGGAGACCATCGAGGAGGCGGCGCGGCAGATGCTCCAGCCGCAGCCACACGGCGCCCACCTCCGCCCGATCTAG
- the sepH gene encoding septation protein SepH, whose amino-acid sequence MRPLRFVALSEDGKHFVLAPDVPEAIDNGERFLLALDDRLRAAARGDISRLGQIELEIESQLRPREIQARIRAGETPDAVAAAAGIRIERIMAYAHPVLQERAVIAQRAQSARVKIEDTSAHPPTLLELIESRLLVRGLDDTPISWDARRLENGQWEVSSTWQNDDKTVTAHWRYDLQNGIVYPGTKDTVALVEPKPRLAAVPVPVEDPSLGEDAAPIPLKRERADQDDAPRRRPRPRPAADDLDQLFLPEEIDDAIDPGHLANAGRRPELRDDDIDEPVAFERPPASARPAGGAAQQPGNDEHSGRQKAPTGSNDQAAAQRRPASASSAPQDGPDDESAAKDKKPRIPSWDDIVFGVKKRK is encoded by the coding sequence ATGCGCCCACTGCGCTTCGTCGCACTGTCAGAGGACGGCAAGCACTTCGTGCTCGCCCCTGACGTACCGGAAGCGATCGACAATGGCGAGCGCTTCCTTCTCGCCCTGGACGACCGCCTGCGGGCCGCGGCGCGCGGCGACATCAGCCGCCTGGGGCAGATCGAGCTGGAGATCGAGTCGCAGCTGCGCCCCCGCGAGATCCAGGCCCGCATCCGGGCCGGCGAGACCCCGGATGCGGTGGCTGCGGCCGCTGGCATCCGCATCGAGCGGATCATGGCGTACGCGCACCCGGTATTGCAGGAGCGTGCGGTGATTGCGCAGCGGGCCCAGTCGGCGCGGGTGAAGATCGAGGACACCTCGGCGCATCCGCCGACTCTGCTCGAGCTCATCGAGAGCCGCCTGCTCGTGCGCGGACTCGACGACACTCCGATCAGCTGGGACGCCCGCCGCCTCGAGAACGGCCAGTGGGAGGTCTCCTCCACCTGGCAGAACGACGACAAGACGGTCACTGCCCACTGGCGGTACGACCTGCAGAACGGCATCGTCTACCCCGGCACCAAGGACACCGTCGCGCTCGTCGAGCCCAAGCCTCGGCTGGCGGCGGTCCCGGTGCCCGTGGAGGACCCCTCGCTGGGCGAGGACGCCGCCCCGATCCCCCTCAAGCGCGAGCGCGCCGATCAGGACGACGCCCCACGCCGCCGTCCGCGTCCCAGGCCGGCCGCGGACGATCTCGACCAGCTATTCCTGCCGGAGGAGATCGACGACGCGATCGACCCGGGGCATCTCGCCAACGCCGGTCGCCGTCCCGAGCTGCGCGACGACGACATCGACGAGCCGGTGGCATTCGAGCGTCCGCCGGCATCGGCCCGACCCGCCGGGGGCGCGGCGCAGCAGCCCGGGAACGACGAGCACTCCGGCCGCCAGAAGGCTCCCACCGGCTCCAACGATCAGGCAGCGGCGCAGCGCCGTCCGGCTTCTGCATCTTCGGCACCCCAGGACGGCCCGGACGACGAGTCGGCGGCGAAGGACAAGAAGCCGCGGATCCCGAGCTGGGATGACATCGTGTTCGGTGTCAAGAAGCGCAAGTAG
- a CDS encoding RNA methyltransferase: MLITDPQDPRLDDFRDLTRADRRPDRPGGQGLVIAGGVPVVERLLASPYPVRAIMGVESKIAALPDTRAVPSYVVPVEVMDEVVGFHLNRGVLACADRAPAPSFSALIACASRVLVLEGVGDHENLGSLFRNAAAFGADGVVLGPRCSDPLYRRAVRVSMGNVLRVPFCSVGTEPSARSARRDEIGWPQALHELRAAGFEVLAMTPDASAIDLRTLPASTSKVAVLVGAEGPGLTDLAMRAATRTVRIPMADGVDSLNVATAAAVALAHFA, translated from the coding sequence ATGCTCATCACCGACCCGCAGGACCCCCGTCTCGACGACTTCCGCGATCTGACACGGGCCGACCGCCGTCCCGATCGGCCCGGTGGCCAAGGGCTCGTGATCGCCGGGGGCGTGCCGGTCGTCGAGCGGCTCCTCGCCTCGCCGTACCCCGTGCGGGCGATCATGGGCGTCGAATCGAAGATTGCCGCGTTGCCGGACACGCGTGCCGTGCCGTCGTACGTCGTGCCGGTCGAGGTGATGGACGAGGTCGTCGGCTTCCATCTCAACCGCGGTGTCCTCGCCTGCGCGGACCGAGCACCCGCCCCCTCGTTCTCGGCGTTGATCGCGTGCGCGAGCCGGGTGCTCGTGCTTGAGGGGGTTGGCGATCACGAGAACCTCGGTTCGCTCTTCCGCAATGCGGCGGCGTTCGGCGCGGACGGCGTCGTGCTCGGGCCACGCTGTTCGGATCCGCTCTACCGCAGGGCGGTGCGGGTCTCGATGGGCAACGTCCTGCGGGTGCCGTTCTGCTCGGTCGGCACCGAGCCGTCAGCGCGTTCCGCGAGGCGTGACGAGATCGGCTGGCCGCAGGCGCTGCACGAGCTCCGGGCGGCCGGTTTCGAGGTCCTCGCGATGACTCCTGATGCATCCGCGATCGACCTACGAACGCTCCCGGCGTCCACCTCCAAGGTCGCGGTCCTCGTCGGCGCTGAAGGCCCGGGACTGACCGACCTGGCGATGCGGGCCGCGACCCGGACGGTTCGGATCCCGATGGCCGATGGCGTCGACTCCCTGAACGTGGCGACCGCCGCGGCGGTCGCGCTCGCCCACTTCGCCTGA
- a CDS encoding thioesterase family protein, with the protein MTYRLDQAFALERRSESVLHRGECDPAWNIGGQFINGGYLQGINAQAVGQVIDTSLDHLAVSTVFSAQVTPGPFDIEVDVAKVGRRISSATARIVQDGVARVTSLVTLGRLPETLGDTYVEQPMPDVPPIDECPDLSGEKGAPAMREAVDMRFVPGLGLERGMQPRNDLYCWVRFRDGRPLDTLGLVAFSDIGPPVAFAQGNFGWAPTLQMQVTTYCKPVGDVVLMRIYGSPYGSAPYGCEDVDLWDTSGTLVARGRQLAMPPQPKRDDRGKTGH; encoded by the coding sequence GTGACATACCGGCTGGACCAGGCGTTCGCCCTCGAACGGCGCAGCGAGAGCGTGCTGCATCGCGGTGAGTGCGATCCCGCGTGGAACATCGGTGGCCAGTTCATCAACGGCGGCTACCTGCAGGGCATCAACGCGCAGGCCGTCGGGCAGGTGATCGACACCAGCCTCGACCACCTCGCGGTGTCGACCGTCTTCTCGGCCCAGGTGACGCCCGGCCCGTTCGACATCGAGGTCGACGTCGCCAAGGTCGGACGCCGGATCAGCAGCGCGACGGCCCGGATCGTTCAGGACGGCGTCGCACGGGTGACGTCGCTGGTGACCCTGGGCCGGCTTCCGGAGACCCTCGGCGACACCTACGTCGAGCAGCCGATGCCTGACGTACCGCCGATCGACGAATGCCCCGACCTCAGCGGCGAGAAGGGCGCACCCGCGATGCGGGAGGCAGTCGACATGAGGTTCGTGCCCGGGCTCGGTCTCGAGCGGGGCATGCAGCCACGCAACGACCTCTACTGCTGGGTGCGCTTCCGCGACGGACGACCCCTGGACACCCTCGGTCTGGTCGCGTTTTCCGACATCGGGCCGCCGGTCGCGTTCGCGCAGGGCAACTTCGGGTGGGCACCCACCCTCCAGATGCAGGTGACCACCTACTGCAAGCCGGTCGGCGACGTCGTCCTGATGCGCATCTACGGGTCGCCGTACGGCTCGGCGCCGTACGGCTGCGAGGACGTCGATCTGTGGGACACGTCCGGCACCCTGGTCGCGCGCGGCCGCCAGCTCGCGATGCCGCCTCAGCCCAAGCGAGACGATCGCGGGAAAACCGGTCACTAA
- a CDS encoding MFS transporter, giving the protein MTRAEASTSGTGVFRSLRHRNYRLYAIGAIFSNTGTWMQRIAQDWLVLVLTDQDPVAIGLITFLQFAPTLVLGMVGGVLADRMDKRNVQRATQATVAIAAAVLGVLVLAEVVVVWHVYLLALVLGIANAIEVPSRTSIASELVPPEDLVNAVGLNAASFNAARLIGPAVAGLLIGWIGIGPVFLINAVSSVWIIVLLSMIDMSQSYGVQRAAREPGQVREAMRYVRGRPDLLLIIALASMVSLFGLNLQVMIPLVSTHVFQQGAAEYGLLASALAVGTLAGALLAANRRSRPRLRSLVMAALLFGLSEIAIAWVGSYWVFAAMLVPVGVVSLYFLNSANSAVQLSVDSVTRGRVMALYFVALMGTGAFGGPIVGWMTDLMGIQLTIAICGAITALAAVIIGGILVRRLGGLQIEAHIRSRPRLQIQIGNETMIPYRREPMEEIT; this is encoded by the coding sequence GTGACCCGCGCGGAGGCTTCGACCAGCGGCACGGGCGTCTTTCGGTCGCTGCGCCACCGCAACTACCGCCTCTACGCCATCGGCGCGATCTTCTCCAACACCGGAACCTGGATGCAGCGCATCGCCCAGGACTGGTTGGTGCTCGTGCTCACCGATCAGGATCCGGTGGCCATCGGCCTGATCACCTTCTTGCAGTTCGCGCCCACGCTGGTCCTTGGCATGGTCGGCGGTGTGCTGGCGGACCGGATGGACAAGCGCAACGTCCAGAGGGCGACCCAGGCGACCGTGGCGATCGCGGCCGCCGTCCTGGGAGTGCTCGTCCTCGCCGAGGTAGTGGTCGTGTGGCATGTCTACCTGCTCGCCCTCGTGCTCGGCATCGCGAACGCGATCGAAGTCCCGTCGCGGACGTCGATCGCCAGTGAGCTGGTGCCCCCGGAGGACCTGGTCAACGCGGTTGGCCTCAATGCGGCCTCCTTCAATGCGGCACGGCTGATCGGACCCGCGGTGGCAGGTCTGCTGATCGGCTGGATCGGGATCGGCCCGGTCTTCCTGATCAACGCGGTATCCAGCGTGTGGATCATCGTGCTGCTGAGCATGATCGACATGTCGCAGTCGTACGGCGTCCAACGGGCCGCTCGCGAACCAGGCCAGGTGCGTGAGGCGATGCGCTATGTGCGCGGCCGGCCGGATCTGTTGCTGATCATCGCGCTGGCATCGATGGTCTCGCTGTTCGGGCTCAACCTGCAGGTGATGATCCCGCTGGTGTCGACGCACGTCTTTCAGCAGGGCGCCGCGGAGTACGGACTGCTCGCCTCCGCGCTCGCGGTGGGAACCCTCGCGGGCGCGCTGCTGGCGGCCAACCGGCGGTCCCGGCCTAGGCTGCGCAGCCTGGTGATGGCGGCGCTGCTGTTCGGTCTGAGCGAGATCGCCATCGCATGGGTCGGCAGCTACTGGGTCTTCGCGGCGATGCTCGTACCGGTCGGCGTGGTGAGCCTCTACTTCCTGAACTCGGCCAACTCGGCCGTTCAGCTGTCTGTCGACTCAGTTACTCGCGGACGGGTCATGGCCCTGTACTTCGTGGCACTGATGGGGACCGGAGCCTTCGGCGGACCGATCGTCGGGTGGATGACCGACCTGATGGGGATCCAGCTCACCATCGCCATCTGTGGCGCGATCACCGCCCTGGCCGCCGTCATCATCGGAGGCATCCTCGTGCGCCGTCTCGGCGGCCTGCAGATCGAGGCCCACATCCGCAGCCGACCCCGCCTCCAGATCCAGATCGGCAACGAGACAATGATTCCCTATCGTCGCGAGCCCATGGAGGAGATCACGTGA
- a CDS encoding MarR family winged helix-turn-helix transcriptional regulator, which produces MSTESGSGPVNVAGVLRVATTRTMRRLRAVGARRITLTQLSAMASIQAAGELTLGELAAREHVQPPSMTRVITTLHDYGLVTRKSDPNDGRQVLVSLTDKGHEILAEEARTREAWLADQIKDLSEEDKQTLVEASLILMRLIGE; this is translated from the coding sequence GTGAGCACCGAATCGGGATCCGGCCCAGTCAACGTGGCGGGGGTGCTGCGCGTCGCGACCACGCGGACGATGCGTCGGCTCCGCGCGGTGGGCGCGCGGCGGATCACGCTGACCCAGCTGTCCGCCATGGCCAGCATCCAGGCCGCCGGCGAGCTGACCCTGGGCGAGCTGGCCGCGCGGGAGCACGTGCAGCCTCCGTCGATGACGCGGGTCATCACCACGTTGCACGATTATGGCCTGGTCACTCGCAAGAGTGACCCGAACGACGGCCGGCAGGTGCTGGTCAGCCTCACTGACAAGGGCCACGAGATCCTCGCCGAAGAGGCGCGGACACGCGAGGCCTGGCTCGCGGATCAGATCAAGGATCTCTCCGAGGAGGACAAGCAGACCCTGGTCGAGGCGAGCCTCATCCTCATGCGGCTGATCGGGGAGTGA
- a CDS encoding NCS2 family permease codes for MSENRPDDVRRADSARGASAVPDPARDDVHPSGTTSGAGPTPGGEASGARGGLDRYFEITRRGSTMAREIRGGLTTFFTMAYIIVLNPIILTGVADMTGAQLPFAAVASTTALVAAVMTILMGVVGKFPMALAAGLGINAQVAAIAQFQLPWEQVMGLVVLEGVLITLLVVTGFRRAVFEAIPHQLKIAISVGIGLFLTFIGLKDAGFTQPHETGAPVLMGQFGELKGWPVLVFVIGVLLMAVLYVKRVRGSILIAIITATVLAIIIERIAKVGPHIGADGEIANATGWQLNVPALPDQVVAAPDLSIIGDVDLFGAFQASAIGAILIIFTLMLADFFDTMGTTVAVASEANLLKDDGKVDNLDRILVVDSLSAVAGGAASVSSNTTYIESTSGVADGARTGLASVVTGVMFLIAMFFAPLVNIVPSEAAAPALIIVGALMIMQVKELDLRDFTEVVPIFLTIALMPFTYSITNGIGAGFIAWVLLHVVTGKRREIHWLMWIVTVLFVIYFAIDPIRQLFS; via the coding sequence ATGAGCGAGAACCGACCGGATGACGTACGCCGGGCCGACAGCGCGCGAGGGGCGTCCGCAGTGCCCGATCCGGCCCGGGACGACGTCCACCCGTCGGGCACGACGTCCGGTGCGGGCCCGACGCCCGGGGGCGAGGCGTCCGGTGCGCGCGGCGGCCTCGATCGCTACTTCGAGATCACCAGACGCGGATCGACGATGGCCCGTGAGATCCGCGGCGGCCTGACCACCTTCTTCACGATGGCCTACATCATCGTGCTGAACCCGATCATCCTGACCGGTGTCGCCGACATGACCGGCGCCCAGCTGCCGTTCGCCGCCGTCGCCTCGACGACTGCGCTGGTCGCCGCCGTCATGACGATCCTGATGGGTGTAGTCGGCAAGTTCCCGATGGCCCTCGCCGCCGGCCTGGGCATCAACGCCCAGGTCGCGGCGATCGCCCAGTTCCAGCTGCCCTGGGAGCAGGTGATGGGCCTGGTCGTGCTGGAAGGCGTGCTGATCACGCTGCTGGTCGTCACCGGCTTCCGCCGCGCGGTGTTCGAAGCGATCCCGCACCAGCTGAAGATCGCGATCTCGGTCGGCATCGGTCTGTTCCTCACCTTCATCGGCCTGAAGGACGCCGGATTCACCCAGCCACACGAGACCGGCGCCCCGGTGCTGATGGGGCAGTTCGGCGAGCTGAAGGGCTGGCCGGTGCTGGTGTTCGTCATCGGCGTCCTGCTGATGGCCGTGCTCTACGTCAAGCGGGTCCGCGGCTCGATCCTGATCGCGATCATCACCGCCACGGTCCTGGCGATCATCATCGAACGGATCGCGAAGGTCGGCCCGCACATCGGGGCGGACGGCGAGATTGCCAACGCGACCGGGTGGCAGCTGAACGTTCCCGCTCTGCCCGATCAGGTCGTCGCCGCACCCGACCTGTCGATCATCGGCGACGTCGACCTCTTCGGTGCCTTCCAGGCCTCGGCCATCGGCGCGATCCTGATCATCTTCACCCTCATGCTGGCCGACTTCTTCGACACGATGGGCACCACCGTCGCGGTTGCGTCGGAGGCGAACCTGCTCAAGGACGACGGAAAGGTCGACAACCTGGACCGGATCCTGGTCGTCGACTCGCTGTCGGCCGTCGCCGGTGGCGCGGCCAGCGTCTCGTCCAACACGACCTACATCGAGTCGACGTCCGGTGTCGCGGACGGCGCCCGCACGGGCCTGGCCTCGGTGGTCACCGGCGTCATGTTCCTGATCGCGATGTTCTTCGCGCCCCTGGTCAACATCGTCCCGAGCGAGGCGGCGGCCCCGGCGCTGATCATCGTGGGTGCGCTGATGATCATGCAGGTCAAGGAGCTCGATCTGCGCGACTTCACCGAAGTCGTCCCGATCTTCTTGACGATCGCGCTGATGCCGTTCACTTACTCGATCACCAACGGCATCGGTGCCGGGTTCATCGCCTGGGTGCTGCTGCACGTCGTCACCGGCAAGCGCCGTGAGATCCACTGGCTGATGTGGATCGTGACGGTGCTGTTCGTGATCTACTTCGCCATCGACCCGATCAGGCAGCTGTTCTCCTGA
- a CDS encoding DUF2530 domain-containing protein: MPQQLRPAPPPDQVDTRRLVLIGTALFALAAVVIALVPSLRVRSDGLWLWTAIAGAGLGVIGQLVMRWQKAP; the protein is encoded by the coding sequence GTGCCCCAGCAGCTGCGTCCCGCTCCACCGCCCGATCAGGTCGATACCCGCCGTCTCGTACTGATCGGCACGGCCCTGTTTGCGCTGGCCGCGGTCGTGATCGCCCTCGTTCCGTCGCTGCGCGTGCGAAGCGACGGACTGTGGCTGTGGACCGCAATCGCAGGCGCGGGGCTGGGCGTCATCGGCCAGCTGGTCATGCGCTGGCAGAAAGCCCCCTAA